In Belonocnema kinseyi isolate 2016_QV_RU_SX_M_011 chromosome 4, B_treatae_v1, whole genome shotgun sequence, a single window of DNA contains:
- the LOC117170876 gene encoding uncharacterized protein LOC117170876, whose protein sequence is MPKRHCIRATQITHFAEEINDLKIARRVHKKSKLISLDPFIDRDGIIRVGGRLKNSSMPQSQQHPMVLSRSSHITGLIILNEHFENKHAGIQTTLYAVRRRLWPLDGRSQVQKIIRKCIRCFRVNPSRAKCLMGNFPSIRIT, encoded by the coding sequence ATGCCGAAAAGGCATTGCATTCGTGCAACTCAAATCACTCATTTTGCCGAAGaaataaacgatttaaaaatagcCAGAAGAGTACACAAAAAGAGCAAATTAATATCACTCGATCCATTTATTGATCGAGACGGAATAATCAGGGTGGGAGGCCGATTAAAAAACTCATCCATGCCTCAATCTCAACAGCATCCCATGGTCTTGTCACGATCAAGCCACATCACTGGGCTGATAATTCTCAACGAGCATTTTGAAAACAAACACGCCGGGATACAGACAACGTTGTATGCCGTACGCCGACGATTGTGGCCCCTCGATGGCCGAAGTCAAGTGCAAAAGATCATTCGTAAATGTATCAGATGCTTCCGTGTAAATCCGTCGAGAGCTAAATGCTTAATGGGAAACTTCCCAAGCATTAGAATAACTTAA